The Bacillota bacterium genome includes a region encoding these proteins:
- a CDS encoding arginine decarboxylase, pyruvoyl-dependent, translating to MLPTPTKFTLVAGAAEGPTELNAFDNALLAAGIGNLNLVRVSSILPPNCQLVEKLSIAPGSLTPTAYGAITSDKPGERIAAAVGIGFSEDTYGVIMEWSGRATAEEAEAMIRKMVEAAFAQRNLPLKKVMVKSAEHVVEKCGCAFAAVALWY from the coding sequence ATGCTGCCGACGCCGACGAAGTTTACCCTGGTCGCCGGGGCGGCCGAGGGGCCGACCGAACTGAATGCTTTTGACAACGCGCTGCTCGCCGCGGGTATCGGCAACTTGAACCTGGTGCGGGTGAGCAGCATCTTGCCGCCCAACTGCCAGCTGGTCGAGAAACTGTCCATCGCGCCGGGTTCGCTGACGCCGACCGCGTACGGCGCCATTACGAGCGACAAACCGGGTGAGCGGATCGCCGCGGCCGTTGGCATCGGGTTTAGCGAAGATACGTACGGGGTCATTATGGAGTGGTCGGGGCGCGCGACGGCGGAAGAAGCCGAGGCCATGATTCGCAAGATGGTGGAAGCCGCGTTCGCGCAGCGCAACCTGCCCCTCAAGAAGGTAATGGTGAAGAGCGCCGAGCACGTGGTGGAAAAGTGCGGATGCGCCTTCGCCGCCGTCGCTCTCTGGTATTAA
- a CDS encoding peptidase M23: MRTSSLVAVVLFFLGIAAMATQMGSDTANRSGVGGPDDDLVVISATAYEEPALPADAPSASSDDAAAVAAAETAAGGATAAAPADAGGQEAVEDAAEKEEQRPLILKHVVQRGETLWEIALKYGIDVDTIVANNDIPDIDRLQIGQELTILTIRGAIHTVRRGESLWDISRTYNVSIDEIAAVNGIADPSRIQVNQQLIIPGAQAAAAALRREALVSSSGQLLRNFEWPTISGARISSNFGQRWGRMHYGIDIAVPIGTQVYAAAAGTVTYAGPMGTYGILVIIDHGNGVETRYAHLSRPVVSVGQRVKRGQLIAYSGNTGNSTGPHLHFEIRYRGTAVNPLQYLKR, encoded by the coding sequence GTGCGGACCTCATCACTCGTCGCGGTCGTTCTTTTTTTTCTAGGCATCGCAGCCATGGCTACGCAAATGGGCAGTGACACCGCGAACCGCTCCGGCGTCGGCGGTCCCGACGACGACCTGGTAGTCATCAGCGCGACCGCCTACGAGGAGCCGGCTCTACCGGCGGACGCACCGAGCGCCTCTTCCGACGACGCAGCTGCGGTCGCCGCGGCCGAAACCGCGGCCGGCGGCGCGACAGCGGCCGCCCCGGCGGACGCGGGCGGCCAGGAAGCTGTGGAGGACGCTGCGGAAAAGGAAGAGCAGCGACCGCTCATCCTCAAGCACGTCGTTCAGCGCGGCGAAACGCTTTGGGAAATCGCGCTGAAGTACGGCATCGACGTCGACACCATCGTGGCCAACAACGACATTCCGGACATCGATCGCCTTCAGATCGGCCAAGAGCTCACCATCCTGACCATCCGCGGAGCGATTCACACGGTCCGGCGCGGCGAAAGCTTGTGGGATATCTCCCGTACCTACAACGTCTCCATCGATGAGATCGCGGCGGTCAACGGCATCGCGGATCCGTCGCGCATCCAGGTCAATCAGCAGCTGATCATTCCGGGCGCCCAGGCTGCGGCGGCTGCCTTGCGGCGGGAAGCGCTCGTTTCCTCGTCGGGCCAGCTGCTGCGCAATTTCGAGTGGCCGACCATCAGCGGCGCGCGCATCTCATCCAACTTCGGGCAGCGCTGGGGCCGGATGCACTACGGCATTGACATCGCCGTACCAATCGGCACGCAAGTCTACGCCGCGGCCGCGGGCACCGTCACCTACGCCGGGCCCATGGGCACCTACGGTATCCTCGTGATCATCGACCACGGCAACGGGGTGGAGACGCGCTACGCGCACCTGAGCCGCCCGGTGGTGTCGGTGGGCCAGCGGGTCAAGCGGGGACAGCTCATCGCCTACAGCGGCAACACCGGCAACTCCACGGGGCCGCACCTGCACTTCGAGATACGCTACCGCGGCACGGCCGTCAACCCGTTGCAGTATCTAAAGCGGTAG
- the speB gene encoding agmatinase, which produces MKPAFLPREPFLASVRDPEAPVVLLGAPLDVTTSFRPGTRFGPARIRAVSDGLEDYSPIQDGSLLDVPFYDAGDVDLSPGRIRSSLEAIEEAVADIVGRGRLPIILGGEHLLTLAAVTGVARHVPDVVVIQFDAHADLRDDYLGEKLSHATVMRRVAEVIGPERLYQLGIRSGTADEFRFGREHTNFHPLPLGSAGGSLVELAERTVRAVGDRPVYVTIDIDVVDPGYAPGTGTPEPGGVSPGELLQALVALRPLRVVGLDIVEVCPPQDASDVTSVLAAKLVREAVIGFGGKFRSGRS; this is translated from the coding sequence GTGAAACCGGCCTTCTTGCCGCGCGAGCCGTTTCTCGCGTCCGTCCGCGATCCCGAGGCGCCCGTGGTGCTGCTGGGCGCGCCGCTGGATGTGACGACCAGCTTCCGGCCCGGCACCCGGTTCGGCCCGGCCCGCATCCGGGCCGTCAGCGACGGCCTCGAGGACTACAGCCCCATTCAGGACGGATCGCTCCTTGACGTTCCTTTTTATGACGCGGGCGACGTGGACCTGTCGCCGGGCCGCATCCGTTCCTCGCTGGAGGCCATCGAGGAGGCGGTAGCGGACATCGTGGGCCGCGGCCGGCTGCCCATCATCTTGGGCGGCGAGCACTTGCTGACGCTGGCCGCGGTGACCGGCGTGGCGCGGCACGTGCCGGATGTGGTGGTCATCCAGTTTGACGCGCACGCCGACTTACGCGATGATTACCTAGGTGAGAAACTTTCCCATGCGACCGTCATGCGGCGGGTGGCCGAGGTCATCGGGCCGGAGCGGCTCTACCAGCTGGGCATCCGCTCCGGGACGGCCGACGAGTTTCGTTTCGGCCGGGAGCACACCAACTTCCACCCGCTGCCGCTGGGCAGCGCCGGCGGCTCACTGGTGGAGCTGGCCGAGCGGACGGTCCGGGCGGTCGGGGATCGGCCGGTGTATGTTACCATCGACATCGACGTGGTGGATCCGGGCTATGCGCCCGGGACGGGCACGCCCGAGCCGGGCGGCGTCAGTCCGGGGGAGCTGCTCCAGGCGCTGGTCGCGCTGCGGCCTTTGCGCGTAGTAGGCCTGGATATCGTGGAGGTGTGTCCCCCGCAAGACGCGTCCGACGTCACGTCGGTGCTGGCGGCCAAGCTGGTCCGCGAGGCCGTCATCGGCTTCGGCGGCAAGTTCAGGAGTGGGCGGTCATGA
- a CDS encoding peptide ABC transporter permease yields the protein MSNAAETAPRAVRLRRARAWNLYVGAALVSLVLAMAVISFVWVPHDPTEVQVLRRFQGPNAVHWLGTDHLGRDVFSRLLVGSRTVVLVGVVAVSVGVVAGSLVGSLAALARGWIDEALMRLMDAVAAYPPVLAALLLAAVLGPGAVTGTLAIGIASVPVFARIVRAHVLTLREQGFIEAARALGASGWHILTRHILPNTAGLVLVQATVAFGQAVLAEAALSYLGLGTQPPTPSWGRMLRDAQDFLFFSAYPAFFPGLAVALAVLGFNLLGDGLRDRLDPRLRGS from the coding sequence ATGAGCAATGCGGCGGAAACGGCTCCCCGGGCCGTTCGGCTCCGGCGGGCCCGGGCGTGGAACTTGTACGTGGGCGCCGCCTTGGTGAGCCTAGTGCTCGCCATGGCGGTGATCAGCTTCGTATGGGTGCCCCATGACCCGACGGAAGTGCAGGTACTGCGGCGTTTCCAAGGTCCCAATGCCGTCCACTGGCTGGGCACGGACCACTTGGGGCGCGACGTGTTCAGCCGCCTGCTGGTCGGCTCGCGCACGGTGGTGCTCGTCGGCGTCGTAGCGGTCAGTGTAGGTGTGGTGGCCGGCAGCCTCGTCGGCAGCCTGGCGGCCCTCGCGAGAGGCTGGATCGACGAGGCGCTGATGCGGCTCATGGACGCGGTCGCGGCTTACCCGCCCGTGCTGGCGGCGCTGCTGCTGGCGGCGGTCCTCGGCCCGGGGGCCGTGACCGGCACGCTGGCCATCGGCATCGCCTCGGTGCCGGTCTTCGCCCGCATCGTCCGGGCCCACGTTCTGACGCTGCGGGAACAAGGCTTCATCGAAGCCGCTCGCGCCCTGGGCGCGAGCGGCTGGCACATTTTGACGCGGCACATCCTGCCCAACACCGCCGGACTCGTGCTCGTCCAAGCCACCGTAGCCTTCGGCCAAGCGGTGCTGGCCGAAGCCGCCCTCAGCTACCTGGGCCTGGGCACCCAGCCCCCCACGCCCAGCTGGGGCCGCATGCTGCGCGACGCGCAAGACTTTCTCTTCTTCTCCGCCTATCCCGCGTTCTTTCCGGGCCTCGCCGTCGCTTTGGCGGTGCTGGGCTTCAACTTGCTGGGCGACGGCCTGCGCGATCGATTGGACCCCCGTCTCCGGGGGTCCTAA
- a CDS encoding transcription termination factor Rho produces the protein MTLAELQSKSTAELHEIARQLEVNGYSKMRKETLIMEILRKETEKEGLLFSQGILEILPDGYGFLRVAGYTPSPEDVYVSPSQIRRFQLRTGDVVLGQVRPPKENERYYALLRVLAVNGIDPEEAMKRPSFDDLTPVYPNQRIRLEVEGQKDVATRLIDIIAPLGKGQRALIVAPPKAGKTTVLKKIANSISINHPEIVLIVLLIDERPEEVTDMERSVKGEVIASTFDQPPENHVRVAELVLERAKRLVEHGRDVVILLDSITRLARAYNLVVPPSGRTLTGGVDPASMRGPKRFFGAARNIEEGGSLTIIATALVETGSRADDVIYEEFKGTGNCELHLDRRLAERRIFPAIDIYKSGTRKEELLLSPEELDTMFVLRKLLGSLGTAETTDLLIERLTNTANNAEFIELVLHSPFAEEVRA, from the coding sequence ATGACGCTGGCCGAGCTGCAATCGAAGAGTACGGCTGAGCTGCACGAGATCGCGCGCCAGCTGGAAGTCAACGGTTACAGCAAGATGCGCAAGGAAACCCTCATCATGGAGATCCTGCGCAAAGAGACGGAAAAAGAAGGCCTTCTCTTCAGCCAAGGCATACTCGAAATATTGCCCGACGGCTACGGGTTCTTGCGAGTGGCCGGCTACACGCCCAGCCCGGAAGACGTGTACGTGTCGCCCTCGCAGATTCGTCGCTTCCAGCTGCGCACGGGCGACGTGGTGCTGGGGCAGGTGCGGCCGCCGAAGGAAAACGAGCGCTACTACGCCTTGCTGCGCGTGCTGGCCGTCAACGGCATCGACCCCGAGGAAGCGATGAAACGCCCCAGCTTCGACGACCTCACGCCGGTTTACCCCAACCAACGGATTCGCCTCGAAGTCGAAGGACAGAAAGACGTCGCCACGCGGCTCATCGACATTATCGCGCCGCTGGGCAAAGGACAGCGGGCGTTGATCGTCGCGCCCCCGAAGGCCGGCAAGACGACGGTTCTCAAGAAGATCGCCAACAGCATTTCCATCAACCACCCGGAAATCGTCCTCATCGTCTTGCTCATCGACGAGCGGCCCGAGGAAGTTACCGACATGGAGCGATCGGTCAAGGGCGAAGTCATCGCGTCCACCTTTGACCAGCCCCCCGAAAACCACGTGCGCGTGGCGGAGCTGGTCCTCGAGCGGGCCAAGCGGCTGGTGGAACACGGCCGCGACGTGGTCATTCTCTTGGACAGCATTACCCGCCTGGCGCGGGCGTACAACTTGGTGGTTCCGCCCAGCGGCCGGACGCTGACGGGCGGCGTGGACCCGGCGTCCATGCGGGGCCCGAAGCGGTTCTTCGGCGCGGCGCGCAACATCGAGGAAGGCGGCAGCCTGACCATTATCGCTACCGCTCTGGTGGAGACGGGCAGCCGGGCCGACGACGTCATTTACGAAGAGTTCAAAGGCACCGGCAACTGTGAGCTGCACTTGGACCGGCGCCTGGCCGAACGGCGCATCTTCCCCGCCATCGACATTTACAAGTCCGGCACCCGCAAGGAGGAGCTGCTGCTCTCGCCGGAGGAACTCGACACGATGTTCGTGCTGCGCAAGCTGCTGGGCTCGCTCGGCACGGCCGAGACGACCGATCTGCTCATCGAGCGCTTGACCAACACCGCCAACAACGCGGAGTTCATCGAGCTCGTCTTGCATTCGCCGTTTGCCGAAGAAGTGCGCGCGTAG
- a CDS encoding spermidine synthase (catalyzes the formation of spermidine from putrescine and S-adenosylmethioninamine), producing MELWYTEYQTKSVGITCKTTRTLVEEHTGYQHMAIIETEQFGRMLVLDGMVQTTEQDEFVYHEMITHVALNTHPNPRRVLVIGGGDGGTIREVLKHPTVEEAVLAEIDRRVVEACREYLPSIAGALSDPRVTIKIGDGVQHVREAYNEYDVVLIDSTEPVGAAVGLFSPEFYADVRKALRPDGIMVAQTESPFFNQDIIRRTQAGIRASFPVTRLYLASIPTYPSGLWSFTLGSLKYDPLAVKPEDIKPLPTKYYNREVHFGAFQLPQFVRELVESAAASGAGDAL from the coding sequence GTGGAACTTTGGTACACCGAATACCAGACGAAATCCGTCGGCATCACGTGCAAGACGACGCGCACGCTCGTCGAGGAGCACACCGGGTACCAGCACATGGCCATCATCGAGACCGAGCAGTTCGGGCGCATGCTGGTCCTCGACGGGATGGTGCAGACCACCGAGCAGGACGAATTCGTCTACCACGAGATGATCACGCACGTGGCGCTCAACACGCACCCGAACCCGCGCCGAGTGCTGGTCATCGGCGGCGGCGACGGCGGCACCATCCGGGAAGTGCTCAAGCACCCGACGGTGGAGGAAGCGGTGCTGGCCGAAATCGACAGGCGCGTCGTGGAGGCGTGCCGCGAATATTTGCCCAGCATCGCGGGGGCGCTGTCGGATCCCCGTGTCACGATCAAGATCGGCGACGGCGTGCAGCACGTCCGCGAGGCGTACAACGAGTACGACGTGGTGCTCATCGACTCGACGGAGCCGGTCGGCGCGGCGGTGGGGCTGTTCTCGCCGGAGTTTTACGCGGACGTGCGCAAGGCGCTGCGCCCGGACGGCATCATGGTCGCGCAGACGGAGTCGCCGTTCTTCAACCAAGACATCATCCGCCGCACGCAGGCGGGCATCCGGGCGTCGTTTCCGGTGACGCGGCTGTATCTGGCCAGCATTCCCACGTACCCCAGCGGCTTGTGGAGCTTCACGCTGGGGTCGCTCAAGTACGATCCGCTGGCGGTGAAGCCTGAAGACATCAAGCCGCTGCCGACCAAGTACTACAACCGCGAAGTGCACTTCGGCGCGTTCCAGCTGCCGCAGTTCGTGCGTGAGCTGGTGGAGTCGGCTGCAGCGTCCGGCGCGGGGGATGCCTTGTGA
- a CDS encoding nucleoside-diphosphate kinase codes for MERTFVIIKPEGVQRGLIGEVLSRFERKGLRIARLATGYISEQVAREHYAHLKDKPFFEDLVKYMTSGMVCMAIIEGPNAIKHVRNLIGATNPVEAAPGTIRGDFATELPYNIVHASDSPESAIAEIARFFGTEE; via the coding sequence ATGGAACGGACTTTCGTCATCATCAAGCCTGAAGGGGTACAGCGGGGGCTTATCGGCGAAGTCTTGTCGCGCTTTGAACGGAAAGGGCTGCGCATTGCCCGGCTGGCGACGGGCTACATTTCGGAGCAGGTGGCCCGGGAGCATTACGCCCACCTGAAGGACAAGCCCTTTTTCGAGGATTTGGTAAAGTACATGACGTCGGGCATGGTGTGCATGGCCATCATCGAGGGGCCCAACGCCATCAAGCACGTGCGCAACCTCATCGGCGCCACCAACCCGGTGGAGGCCGCGCCCGGCACCATTCGCGGCGATTTCGCGACCGAGCTTCCCTACAACATCGTGCATGCGTCCGACAGCCCGGAATCGGCCATCGCAGAAATTGCGCGTTTCTTCGGGACGGAAGAATAA
- a CDS encoding CTP synthase, whose protein sequence is MAKYIFVTGGVASSLGKGITGASLGRLLKSRGLEVTMVKLDPYINIDPGTMSPLQHGEVFVTEDGAETDLDLGHYERFIDVDLTRDNNLTAGQVYWSILTKERQGEFLGETVQVIPHVTNEIKERILHVARKNPHVDVVLVEVGGTVGDIECLPFLEAIRQLRSDVGRDNCLYIHVTLVPYVRAAGELKTKPTQHSVKELRSLGIQPDIIVCRCERPLSRDIREKIALFCDVPPEAVIQNIDADTIYAVPLLLEQEGLDTLVLEKLGLAPGQRDLSEWRAMVERMRHPVHRVRVALVGKYTSLPDAYLSVTEALTHAGADLRTAVEVVWVSAEDVEREGTGLLEGVDGVLVPGGFGHRGIEGKIKAIRWARENKVPYLGLCLGLQLAVVEAARHLSDLENRELANSTEFDPDTPHPVVDLVPGQKEHGEKGGTMCLGRRECHAVPGTLVERIYGARVFYERHRHRYEVNPAYREALERAGIVFSAFSPDGRHVQAIERRDHPFFVASQYHPEWKSRPNRPHPLFKAFVEAALARRGQVVSGRVE, encoded by the coding sequence ATGGCGAAGTATATTTTCGTGACCGGCGGCGTCGCTTCCAGCCTCGGCAAAGGCATTACCGGGGCGTCGCTGGGACGGCTGCTGAAGAGCCGCGGCTTGGAAGTGACGATGGTCAAGCTGGATCCGTACATTAACATCGACCCCGGGACGATGAGCCCGCTGCAGCACGGTGAAGTGTTCGTCACCGAGGACGGCGCGGAAACCGACCTCGACCTGGGTCATTACGAGCGGTTCATCGACGTGGACCTGACCCGGGACAACAACTTGACCGCCGGCCAGGTGTACTGGTCCATCCTTACGAAGGAACGGCAGGGCGAATTTCTCGGCGAGACGGTGCAGGTCATCCCGCACGTCACCAACGAGATCAAAGAGCGCATCTTGCACGTCGCCCGCAAGAACCCCCACGTGGACGTGGTGCTGGTGGAAGTGGGCGGCACGGTGGGCGACATCGAGTGCCTGCCGTTCCTGGAGGCCATCCGCCAGCTGCGCTCCGACGTGGGCCGCGACAACTGCCTGTACATTCATGTGACGCTAGTGCCGTACGTGCGCGCGGCGGGAGAACTGAAGACGAAGCCGACGCAGCACAGCGTCAAGGAGCTGCGCAGCCTGGGCATTCAGCCGGACATCATCGTTTGCCGCTGCGAGCGCCCGCTGTCGCGCGACATCCGGGAGAAGATCGCCCTGTTCTGCGACGTGCCGCCCGAGGCCGTCATCCAGAACATCGACGCGGATACGATCTACGCGGTGCCGCTGCTGCTGGAGCAGGAGGGGCTCGACACGCTGGTGCTGGAGAAGCTGGGCCTGGCGCCGGGGCAGCGGGACCTGTCCGAATGGCGGGCCATGGTGGAGCGGATGCGCCATCCTGTGCACCGAGTGCGCGTGGCGCTGGTGGGCAAGTACACGTCGCTGCCCGACGCCTACTTGAGCGTCACCGAAGCGCTGACCCACGCGGGCGCGGACTTGCGCACGGCGGTGGAAGTCGTCTGGGTGTCCGCGGAAGACGTGGAACGGGAAGGCACGGGCCTGCTGGAAGGCGTGGACGGGGTGCTGGTGCCGGGAGGGTTCGGCCACCGGGGCATCGAAGGGAAGATCAAGGCCATCCGCTGGGCCCGGGAGAACAAGGTGCCGTACCTGGGCTTGTGCCTCGGCTTGCAGCTGGCCGTCGTGGAGGCGGCGCGGCACTTGTCGGACCTGGAGAACCGGGAGCTGGCCAACAGCACCGAGTTCGATCCCGACACGCCGCATCCCGTGGTGGACCTGGTGCCGGGGCAGAAGGAGCATGGCGAGAAGGGCGGCACCATGTGCCTTGGCCGCCGGGAGTGCCATGCCGTGCCCGGCACGCTGGTGGAGCGCATCTACGGGGCGCGCGTGTTCTACGAGCGGCATCGCCACCGCTATGAGGTGAATCCCGCGTACAGGGAGGCGCTGGAGCGGGCCGGCATCGTCTTCTCGGCGTTTTCGCCCGACGGGCGGCACGTCCAAGCCATCGAGCGCAGAGATCACCCGTTCTTCGTCGCGTCGCAGTACCATCCTGAATGGAAGTCGCGGCCGAACCGGCCGCATCCGCTGTTCAAAGCGTTCGTCGAGGCGGCGCTGGCCCGGCGAGGCCAGGTGGTCTCGGGACGTGTGGAATAA
- a CDS encoding arginine--tRNA ligase, with translation MNVAEKVRGQIRSAVAEALQKARAAGAVTLPRDVSPGEIAVERPKDRSHGDWATNAAMVLAREARMAPRAIAEAILAHADFRGTLIDRAEVAGPGFINFFLKDDWYGEVLQAILRAGADYGRADVGRGRRVLVEFVSANPTGPLNVVSARHATVGDVLCNVLAAAGYHVEREYYVNDAGNQLRMLGAAMDVRIRQLQGEDAQLPEGAYMGEYLIPVAKAYLERYGVEGRPDREPPWVGVEEEAAAPADEDEESPAPAKRRWRHDPEYEAWLNKLARFAVEHFVEDQRRTLEQYRVRFDRWFHESEVRASGEAEAVVRRLKESGYTYEADGAVWMRSTAFGDDKDRVLVKSNGEFTYVVPDTAYHVNKFERGYDLLINLLGRDHFGYDVRLKAPLAMLGYDVSKLEIIYLQMVHLVRGGQGVRMSKRRGEFVSMADFLKEVSVDAARWFFLMRSTDVELDFDVDLANLQTSDNPVYYVQYAHARICSIFRQAAEAEFPAEGLADADWTRLSHPSERALIDKLSELPDEIVLAAERREPHRLTRYAHEVASAFHVFYTQCRVLVDDAELARARLALCSATRTVLANVLGLLGVSAPETM, from the coding sequence ATGAACGTGGCGGAAAAGGTGCGGGGACAGATTCGCTCGGCGGTGGCCGAGGCGCTGCAAAAGGCCCGCGCGGCCGGCGCCGTGACGCTGCCGCGAGACGTTTCTCCTGGCGAGATCGCCGTGGAGCGGCCGAAAGACCGCAGCCACGGCGACTGGGCCACCAACGCGGCCATGGTGCTGGCGCGGGAGGCCCGCATGGCGCCCCGAGCCATCGCAGAGGCGATCCTGGCGCACGCCGACTTCCGCGGCACTCTCATCGACCGGGCGGAAGTGGCGGGACCCGGCTTCATTAACTTTTTTCTGAAAGACGACTGGTACGGCGAGGTGCTGCAGGCCATCCTGCGCGCGGGTGCCGACTACGGCCGCGCCGACGTGGGCCGCGGGCGGCGAGTGCTGGTGGAGTTCGTCAGCGCCAACCCGACGGGGCCGCTGAACGTCGTCAGCGCGCGTCACGCGACGGTGGGCGACGTGCTCTGCAACGTGTTGGCGGCGGCGGGGTACCACGTCGAGCGCGAGTACTACGTCAACGACGCGGGTAACCAGCTGCGCATGCTGGGCGCGGCCATGGACGTGCGCATCCGCCAGCTGCAGGGCGAAGACGCGCAGCTGCCCGAAGGCGCCTACATGGGCGAATACCTGATCCCGGTGGCCAAGGCATACCTGGAGCGCTACGGCGTGGAGGGGCGGCCGGACCGGGAGCCGCCGTGGGTCGGCGTTGAGGAAGAAGCGGCCGCGCCGGCCGACGAAGACGAAGAGAGCCCCGCGCCGGCCAAACGCCGCTGGCGCCATGATCCCGAATACGAGGCATGGCTGAACAAGCTGGCGCGCTTTGCCGTCGAGCATTTCGTGGAGGACCAGCGGCGGACGCTGGAGCAGTACCGGGTGCGCTTTGACCGCTGGTTCCACGAGAGCGAAGTGCGGGCTTCGGGCGAGGCCGAGGCGGTCGTGCGCCGGCTCAAGGAGAGCGGCTACACGTACGAGGCCGACGGCGCCGTGTGGATGCGGAGCACCGCGTTCGGCGACGACAAGGACCGCGTTCTCGTCAAGAGCAACGGCGAGTTTACCTACGTCGTGCCCGACACGGCGTATCACGTCAACAAGTTCGAGCGCGGGTACGACCTGCTCATCAACTTGCTGGGCCGCGACCACTTCGGCTACGACGTGCGCCTGAAGGCGCCGCTGGCCATGCTGGGCTATGACGTCAGCAAGCTCGAGATCATCTACTTGCAAATGGTGCACCTCGTGCGGGGCGGCCAGGGCGTGCGCATGTCCAAGCGTCGCGGCGAGTTCGTCTCCATGGCCGACTTCCTCAAGGAAGTCAGCGTCGACGCGGCGCGCTGGTTCTTCCTCATGCGCTCCACCGACGTGGAGCTGGATTTCGACGTCGACTTGGCCAACCTGCAGACCAGCGACAATCCGGTGTATTACGTCCAGTACGCCCACGCGCGCATCTGCAGCATTTTCCGCCAGGCCGCCGAGGCCGAGTTCCCGGCGGAAGGCTTGGCGGATGCCGACTGGACGCGGCTGAGCCACCCGTCTGAGCGGGCGCTCATCGACAAGCTGTCCGAGCTGCCGGACGAGATCGTCCTGGCGGCCGAGCGGCGCGAGCCGCACCGGCTGACCCGCTATGCCCACGAGGTGGCGTCGGCCTTCCACGTCTTCTACACGCAGTGCCGCGTGCTCGTCGACGACGCGGAACTGGCCAGAGCCAGGCTGGCGTTGTGCAGCGCGACACGCACGGTGTTGGCCAACGTCCTGGGGCTCCTGGGCGTTAGCGCTCCGGAGACGATGTAA